The Chitinivorax sp. PXF-14 genome includes the window GTCGGGAATGGCTGATTACTTTCAGGGCAATGGGATTGTTCGTGCCCTCAGGGAAGGTGAGATAGCCGTGGCAAGACCGGGCCAAGTGCACGGGGCGCGAAATACAGGTACCGAGCCATTTGTGTTCGTCTCGGTTGTGGCATCAGCCAATGCCGGTTTCGTATTGGCTGAGCGATAGAGCCCAATCTCTGGAGTTGGTCCAATGAGCGGTCGGGGAGATAGGTAACAGACATGCAGCGGACACGGCTGCTAAACCAGGTCGCAAACCTCCTTGCGTCGCAGCGTGCCGCAAGCGACGCGATCAATCGAATGGGGTCGGCATGAGACTGA containing:
- a CDS encoding cupin domain-containing protein, which gives rise to MTVESRIFSVAEYVQPSEGEPIRSVVLETRDSIIVVWHVHPGQEIAAHIHPHGQDTWTVLSGMADYFQGNGIVRALREGEIAVARPGQVHGARNTGTEPFVFVSVVASANAGFVLAER